One Streptomyces sp. NBC_00102 DNA segment encodes these proteins:
- a CDS encoding amidohydrolase, with protein MNQLKSRASLVHADGEPAGRSPARAVSLPGTLSEELRAELIAFRRDLHMHPELGNQEFRTTAAIKARLEQAGLAPRVLSTGTGLMCDVGRWDGETPMLALRADIDALPIPDVKTGVPYRSTVPDRAHACGHDVHTTTVLGAGLVLAELDRRGELPHAVRLIFQPAEEVLPGGAPDAIESGVLENVGRIIGVHCDPKVDVGKIGLRVGAITSACDRLEVTLDGAGGHTARPHLTTDLVTAAARVAVDVPALLARRVDARSGLAVTWGRLHTGHACNVIPQHAEMSGTVRCLDLKAWRDAPDLVHAAVDEVATTHGAKTVINYVRGVPPVVNDAASIGLLDAAMTERRGPYAIEDTEQSLGGEDFSWYLEHVPGAMARLGVRAHGDTRGLDLHRGDFDVDEEAITVGVELFTAAALLNGAR; from the coding sequence GTGAACCAGTTGAAGTCCCGCGCGTCCCTCGTCCACGCCGACGGTGAACCGGCCGGTCGCTCACCGGCCCGGGCGGTCTCCCTGCCCGGCACCCTCTCCGAAGAGCTCCGGGCCGAGCTGATCGCCTTCCGCCGCGATCTCCACATGCACCCCGAGCTCGGCAACCAGGAGTTCCGCACCACCGCCGCCATCAAGGCCCGGCTGGAGCAGGCCGGACTCGCCCCCCGGGTCCTCTCCACCGGCACCGGCCTGATGTGCGACGTGGGGCGGTGGGACGGGGAGACGCCGATGCTGGCGCTGCGCGCGGACATCGACGCGCTGCCCATCCCGGACGTCAAGACGGGCGTTCCCTACCGCTCGACCGTCCCCGACCGCGCGCACGCCTGTGGCCACGATGTGCACACCACCACGGTCCTCGGCGCGGGGCTGGTCCTCGCCGAGCTCGACCGCCGGGGCGAGCTTCCGCACGCCGTCCGGCTGATCTTCCAGCCCGCCGAGGAGGTACTGCCCGGCGGCGCCCCCGACGCCATCGAGTCCGGGGTCCTGGAGAACGTCGGCCGGATCATCGGCGTGCACTGCGACCCCAAGGTGGACGTCGGCAAGATCGGGCTGCGGGTCGGGGCCATCACCTCCGCCTGCGACCGGCTGGAGGTCACCCTGGACGGGGCGGGCGGCCACACCGCGCGCCCGCACCTCACCACGGACCTGGTCACCGCCGCCGCCCGGGTCGCCGTCGACGTGCCCGCGCTGCTCGCCCGCCGGGTGGACGCGCGCTCCGGCCTCGCCGTCACCTGGGGCCGGCTGCACACCGGCCACGCCTGCAACGTGATCCCGCAGCACGCGGAGATGTCCGGCACGGTCCGCTGCCTCGACCTGAAGGCATGGCGGGACGCCCCCGACCTGGTGCACGCGGCCGTCGACGAGGTCGCGACCACGCACGGCGCCAAGACCGTCATCAACTACGTCCGGGGCGTGCCGCCCGTCGTCAACGACGCGGCCTCCATCGGCCTGCTCGACGCCGCCATGACCGAGCGCCGCGGACCGTATGCGATCGAGGACACCGAGCAGAGCCTCGGCGGCGAGGACTTCTCCTGGTACCTGGAGCACGTGCCGGGCGCCATGGCCCGCCTCGGGGTCCGGGCGCACGGTGACACCCGCGGTCTCGACCTGCACCGGGGCGACTTCGACGTGGACGAGGAGGCCATCACCGTCGGGGTCGAGCTGTTCACCGCCGCCGCCCTGCTCAACGGCGCGAGGTAG
- a CDS encoding BMP family protein: protein MRRITRIATVGIASAAFALSVTACGGKTSSEGSSSDSSSSSSSGGKTALAYDIGGRGDQSFNDAAYAGLEKATKELGYKGVEAEPSEGESDADKIQRLTELARGGNNPVIGVGFVYANAIAEVAAKFPNTTFGIIDDSSKPTKNTANLVFSEEQGSYLAGVAAAKVTKTDTVGFIGGVETPLIKKFEAGFVQGVKDTKAGVNVKVQYLTQPPDFTGFSKPDLGKAAAQGQLDAGADVIYSAAGLAGSGAIEVTSKAKKWSIGVDSDQYNQAGLADYKDYILTSVTKDVADSVFNLIKSVKDGKPETGEIRAGLDTDGVGLATSNPAFTAMTDVTAAIDKAKAAIIAGTITVKTAP, encoded by the coding sequence GTGCGCCGGATCACCAGGATCGCCACCGTGGGCATTGCGTCCGCGGCTTTCGCGCTGTCCGTCACGGCTTGTGGCGGTAAGACGTCCTCCGAGGGCAGCAGCAGCGACAGCAGCAGCAGCTCGTCCTCCGGCGGCAAGACCGCCCTCGCCTACGACATCGGTGGCCGCGGCGACCAGTCGTTCAACGACGCCGCCTACGCGGGCCTGGAGAAGGCCACGAAGGAGCTCGGCTACAAGGGCGTCGAGGCGGAGCCCTCCGAGGGCGAGAGCGACGCGGACAAGATCCAGCGCCTGACCGAGCTCGCGCGCGGCGGCAACAACCCGGTCATCGGTGTCGGCTTCGTCTACGCCAACGCCATCGCCGAGGTCGCCGCGAAGTTCCCGAACACCACGTTCGGGATCATCGACGACAGCTCGAAGCCCACCAAGAACACCGCGAACCTGGTCTTCAGCGAGGAGCAGGGCTCGTACCTCGCCGGCGTCGCCGCCGCCAAGGTCACCAAGACCGACACGGTCGGCTTCATCGGTGGTGTCGAGACCCCGCTGATCAAGAAGTTCGAGGCCGGCTTCGTCCAGGGCGTCAAGGACACCAAGGCGGGCGTCAACGTCAAGGTCCAGTACCTGACCCAGCCGCCGGACTTCACGGGCTTCTCCAAGCCCGACCTCGGCAAGGCCGCCGCGCAGGGCCAGCTCGACGCCGGCGCCGACGTGATCTACTCCGCCGCCGGTCTCGCCGGTTCCGGCGCGATCGAGGTCACCTCGAAGGCCAAGAAGTGGTCCATCGGCGTCGACTCCGACCAGTACAACCAGGCCGGCCTCGCCGACTACAAGGACTACATCCTGACCTCGGTCACCAAGGACGTCGCCGACTCGGTCTTCAACCTGATCAAGTCGGTCAAGGACGGCAAGCCCGAGACCGGTGAGATCCGCGCCGGCCTGGACACCGACGGTGTCGGCCTCGCGACCTCCAACCCGGCCTTCACCGCGATGACGGACGTCACCGCCGCGATCGACAAGGCCAAGGCCGCCATCATCGCCGGCACGATCACGGTCAAGACCGCCCCGTAA
- a CDS encoding ABC transporter ATP-binding protein: protein MNASSPPAVEIRGITKRFPGVVANHDIDITVAKGTVHALIGENGAGKSTLMKILYGMQKPDEGTITIDGETVTFASPADAIARGVGMVHQHFMLADNLSVLENVVLGAEKLHGIGGAARKKILEISDAYGLGVRPDVLVEDLGVADRQRVEILKVLYRGARTLILDEPTAVLVPQEVDALFDNLRELKAEGLTVIFISHKLGEVLSVADEITVIRRGTTVGTADPRTATTKQLAELMVGSELPSPETRESTVTDVPMLTVDALRLTATDSDGVVREVLDGIGFTIHKGEVLGIAGVEGNGQSELIEALTGLRDPDGGTISLDGADISHVSTRKRREGGLGVIPEDRHRHGLLLESPLWENRILGHVTEKPNSRGVFLDLKAARADTERIVREYDVRTPGIDVTAASLSGGNQQKLIVGREMSHKPKLLIAAHPTRGVDVGAQAQIWDQIREARREGLAVLLISADLDELIGLSDTLRVMYRGRLVADADPASITPEELGTAMTGAASGHIAHDDTSAHDENGESR, encoded by the coding sequence ATCAACGCGTCCAGCCCTCCTGCCGTAGAAATCCGCGGCATCACCAAGCGCTTCCCCGGCGTCGTCGCCAACCACGACATCGACATCACCGTCGCCAAGGGCACCGTGCACGCGCTCATCGGCGAGAACGGCGCCGGCAAGTCGACCCTGATGAAGATCCTCTACGGCATGCAGAAGCCGGACGAGGGCACCATCACGATCGACGGCGAGACCGTCACCTTCGCCAGCCCCGCCGACGCCATCGCGCGCGGAGTCGGCATGGTCCACCAGCACTTCATGCTCGCCGACAACCTCTCCGTCCTGGAGAACGTCGTCCTCGGCGCGGAGAAGCTGCACGGCATCGGCGGCGCGGCCCGGAAGAAGATCCTGGAGATCTCCGACGCCTACGGTCTCGGCGTCCGCCCCGACGTCCTCGTCGAGGACCTCGGCGTCGCCGACCGCCAGCGTGTGGAGATCCTCAAGGTCCTCTACCGCGGCGCCCGCACCCTCATCCTCGACGAGCCCACCGCGGTGCTCGTCCCGCAGGAGGTCGACGCGCTCTTCGACAACCTCCGCGAGCTCAAGGCCGAGGGCCTGACCGTCATCTTCATCTCGCACAAGCTCGGCGAAGTGCTCTCCGTGGCCGACGAGATCACCGTCATCCGCCGGGGCACCACCGTCGGCACCGCCGACCCGCGCACCGCGACGACCAAGCAGCTCGCCGAGCTGATGGTCGGCAGCGAGCTGCCCTCGCCGGAGACCCGCGAGTCGACCGTCACCGACGTGCCCATGCTCACCGTGGACGCGCTGCGCCTCACCGCGACCGACTCCGACGGCGTCGTCCGCGAGGTCCTCGACGGCATCGGCTTCACCATCCACAAGGGCGAGGTCCTCGGCATCGCCGGTGTCGAGGGCAACGGCCAGAGCGAGCTGATCGAGGCGCTCACCGGCCTGCGCGACCCGGACGGCGGCACCATCTCCCTGGACGGCGCGGACATCTCGCACGTCTCCACCCGCAAGCGCCGCGAGGGCGGCCTCGGTGTCATCCCCGAGGACCGTCACCGCCACGGGCTGCTGCTGGAGTCCCCGCTCTGGGAGAACCGCATCCTCGGCCACGTCACCGAGAAGCCCAACAGCCGGGGCGTGTTCCTCGACCTGAAGGCGGCCCGCGCCGACACCGAGCGGATCGTGCGCGAGTACGACGTCCGCACCCCCGGGATCGACGTCACCGCGGCCTCCCTCTCCGGCGGCAACCAGCAGAAGCTGATCGTCGGCCGCGAGATGAGCCACAAGCCGAAGCTGCTCATCGCCGCCCACCCCACCCGGGGCGTGGACGTCGGCGCGCAGGCGCAGATCTGGGACCAGATCCGCGAAGCGCGCCGCGAGGGCCTCGCCGTGCTGCTCATCTCGGCCGACCTGGACGAGCTGATCGGCCTGTCCGACACGCTGCGCGTCATGTACCGGGGCCGGCTGGTCGCGGACGCCGACCCCGCGAGCATCACGCCGGAGGAGCTGGGCACCGCCATGACCGGCGCGGCCTCCGGTCACATCGCGCACGACGACACCAGCGCGCACGACGAGAACGGTGAGAGCCGATGA
- a CDS encoding ABC transporter permease, whose protein sequence is MKKFDRDRLLLGAAGPALALVVAFLLTAVVLLLSGNSPFEPFRLMFDNAQYVDVQVLIVNQTGTYYLAALAVAVGFRMNLFNIGVDGQYRLAAMIAAVVGASVTLPGPLHVLLILVTAMAVGAFWSGIAGLLKTLRGVSEVVSTIMLNAIATSLIAWLILTDNFGVQPAGSNDLNTGEIASSGWFPGLDAGDGGTIYGFTFVAFALGIVYWFTLGRTRFGFDLRATGASESAARASGVDAKRMVLTAMLISGAVAGLVGMPILLGQSHTYNLSFPAGVGFMGITVALLGRNNPVGMFFAALLMSFLEKTSASLDQYGYPQEIAMIMQGLIVISVVVSYELVRQYGLRRQQQKVGEELAAQARENREGAAA, encoded by the coding sequence ATGAAGAAGTTCGACAGGGACCGGCTGCTCCTGGGCGCCGCCGGCCCGGCACTCGCCCTGGTGGTGGCGTTCCTGCTCACCGCGGTGGTGCTGCTGCTCTCCGGCAACAGCCCCTTCGAGCCGTTCCGGCTGATGTTCGACAACGCCCAGTACGTCGACGTACAGGTGCTGATCGTCAACCAGACCGGCACGTACTACCTTGCCGCGCTCGCCGTCGCGGTCGGGTTCCGGATGAACCTGTTCAACATCGGCGTCGACGGTCAGTACCGGCTCGCCGCGATGATCGCGGCCGTGGTCGGCGCCTCCGTGACGCTGCCGGGCCCGCTGCACGTCCTGCTGATCCTGGTCACCGCGATGGCGGTCGGCGCGTTCTGGTCCGGCATCGCCGGTCTGCTGAAGACCCTCCGGGGTGTCAGCGAGGTCGTCTCCACGATCATGCTGAACGCCATCGCGACCAGCCTGATCGCCTGGCTGATCCTGACGGACAACTTCGGTGTCCAGCCGGCGGGTTCCAACGACCTCAACACCGGCGAGATCGCCTCCTCCGGCTGGTTCCCCGGCCTGGACGCCGGTGACGGCGGCACGATCTACGGCTTCACCTTCGTCGCCTTCGCCCTCGGCATCGTCTACTGGTTCACCCTGGGCCGCACCCGCTTCGGCTTCGACCTGCGCGCCACCGGCGCCAGCGAGTCCGCCGCCCGGGCCAGCGGCGTCGACGCCAAGCGCATGGTGCTGACGGCGATGCTGATCTCCGGCGCCGTCGCCGGTCTGGTCGGCATGCCGATCCTGCTCGGCCAGAGCCACACGTACAACCTCAGCTTCCCCGCCGGCGTCGGCTTCATGGGAATCACCGTCGCCCTGCTCGGCCGGAACAACCCGGTCGGCATGTTCTTCGCGGCCCTGCTGATGTCCTTCCTGGAGAAGACCTCCGCGTCGCTGGACCAGTACGGGTACCCGCAGGAGATCGCCATGATCATGCAGGGGCTGATCGTGATCTCCGTCGTCGTCTCCTACGAACTTGTCCGCCAGTACGGGCTCCGCCGACAGCAGCAGAAGGTCGGCGAGGAACTCGCCGCCCAGGCCCGCGAGAACCGTGAGGGAGCAGCGGCATGA
- a CDS encoding ABC transporter permease: MSTVPTTSTATTAPGKGGGRSRLSLPVVLLIAAAGLALFSLTRVISGANDLTSVGQVSGALQLAVPIGLAGLGGLWAERAGVVNIGLEGMMILGTWFGAWAGYQWGPWTGVLMGIVGGALGGLLHAVMTVTFKVNHIVSGVAINILAVGVTRYLSNYTFAEAEGGSSKQSPRIGEITDITIPGLSDWMADLQAHHWFFVSDLAGIIGGVVTHLSLLTVVAILLIPGTWWVLWRTAFGLRLRSCGENPVAAESLGVNVYTYKYVAVAVSGGLAGLAGAFLAIVSTGIYQEGQTGGRGYIGLAAMIFGNWMPGGMALGAGLFGFTDSLKLRGGAENVHAVLLFLAILLVAAVIWQLVRRKYIGAAVSAVFSALLFVWYALTDEVPSQFVDAAPYVATLLVLALSAQRLRMPKADGMPYFKGQGK; this comes from the coding sequence ATGAGCACCGTCCCGACGACGTCCACCGCCACCACCGCGCCCGGGAAGGGCGGCGGCCGGAGCAGGCTGAGCCTGCCGGTCGTCCTGCTGATCGCCGCGGCCGGTCTGGCGCTGTTCTCGCTGACCCGCGTCATCAGTGGCGCGAACGACCTGACCTCCGTCGGTCAGGTGTCCGGCGCGCTCCAGCTCGCCGTCCCGATCGGCCTCGCCGGCCTCGGCGGCCTGTGGGCCGAACGCGCCGGCGTGGTCAACATCGGTCTCGAAGGCATGATGATCCTCGGCACCTGGTTCGGTGCCTGGGCCGGTTACCAGTGGGGCCCGTGGACCGGTGTCCTGATGGGCATCGTGGGCGGCGCCCTCGGTGGCCTGCTGCACGCCGTGATGACCGTGACCTTCAAGGTCAACCACATCGTCTCCGGTGTGGCGATCAACATCCTCGCGGTGGGCGTCACCCGCTACCTGTCGAACTACACCTTCGCCGAGGCGGAGGGCGGTTCCTCCAAGCAGTCGCCCCGCATCGGCGAGATCACCGACATCACGATCCCCGGGCTCTCGGACTGGATGGCCGACCTCCAGGCCCACCACTGGTTCTTCGTCTCGGACCTCGCCGGGATCATCGGCGGTGTGGTCACCCACCTCTCGCTGCTGACCGTGGTCGCGATCCTGCTGATCCCCGGCACCTGGTGGGTGCTCTGGCGCACCGCGTTCGGCCTGCGCCTGCGCTCCTGCGGCGAGAACCCGGTGGCCGCCGAATCGCTCGGCGTCAACGTCTACACGTACAAGTACGTCGCCGTCGCCGTCTCCGGCGGTCTGGCCGGTCTGGCGGGCGCGTTCCTCGCGATCGTCTCCACCGGCATCTACCAGGAGGGCCAGACCGGCGGGCGCGGTTACATCGGTCTCGCCGCGATGATCTTCGGCAACTGGATGCCCGGCGGCATGGCGCTCGGCGCCGGCCTCTTCGGCTTCACCGACAGCCTGAAGCTGCGCGGCGGCGCGGAGAACGTCCACGCGGTGCTGCTCTTCCTGGCGATCCTGCTGGTCGCCGCGGTGATCTGGCAGCTCGTGCGCCGCAAGTACATCGGTGCGGCCGTCTCGGCGGTCTTCTCCGCGCTGCTCTTCGTCTGGTACGCGCTCACCGACGAGGTGCCCAGCCAGTTCGTGGACGCCGCCCCGTACGTGGCGACGCTGCTGGTCCTCGCGCTCTCCGCTCAGCGGCTGCGGATGCCGAAGGCGGACGGCATGCCGTACTTCAAGGGCCAGGGCAAGTGA
- a CDS encoding cytidine deaminase has translation MTTPAAAADWEGLRKVAREAMSRAYAPYSGYPVGAAALVDDGRTVAGCNVENASYGIGLCAECGLVSELVATGGGRLTHFTCVDGSGEILVPCGRCRQLLYEFGGPDLVLETPDGLRTLDEMLPQAFGPQNLA, from the coding sequence GTGACGACCCCGGCGGCCGCGGCCGACTGGGAAGGGCTGCGGAAGGTGGCCCGGGAGGCGATGTCCCGGGCGTACGCCCCGTACTCCGGCTACCCGGTCGGCGCCGCCGCCCTGGTCGACGACGGCCGTACCGTCGCCGGCTGCAACGTGGAGAACGCCTCGTACGGCATCGGCCTGTGCGCCGAGTGCGGGCTGGTCTCCGAACTCGTGGCCACCGGCGGCGGCCGGCTCACCCACTTCACCTGCGTGGACGGGTCGGGCGAGATCCTGGTGCCGTGCGGCCGCTGCCGCCAGCTGCTGTACGAGTTCGGGGGCCCGGACCTCGTCCTGGAGACCCCGGACGGACTGCGTACCCTCGACGAGATGCTGCCCCAGGCCTTCGGTCCGCAGAACCTGGCCTGA
- a CDS encoding thymidine phosphorylase — protein MDAISVIRTKRDRGELTPEQIDWVIDAYTRGVVADEQMSALAMAILLNGMNRTEIARWTAAMIASGERMDFAALSRPTTDKHSTGGVGDKITLPLAPLVAACGAAVPQLSGRGLGHTGGTLDKLESIPGWRAHLSNEEMLSVLDTTGAVICAAGDGLAPADKKLYALRDVTGTVEAIPLIASSIMSKKIAEGTGALVLDVKVGSGAFMKTIEDARELASTMVALGTDSGVRTVALLTDMSTPLGLTAGNALEVRESVEVLAGGGPRDVVELTLALAREMLDAAGLKDADPEKALSDGSAMDVWRRMVSAQGGDPDAALPVARERHVVTAPASGVLTRLDAYDIGVAAWRLGAGRARKEDAVQAGAGVELHAKPGDTVIAGRPLLTLHTDTPEKFSYALDALPGAWDIAPAGTDFTAPPVVRERIA, from the coding sequence ATGGACGCCATCTCCGTCATCCGCACCAAGCGGGACCGCGGCGAACTGACCCCCGAACAGATCGACTGGGTCATCGACGCGTACACGCGCGGCGTGGTCGCGGACGAGCAGATGTCCGCCCTGGCCATGGCGATCCTGCTGAACGGCATGAACCGTACCGAGATCGCGCGCTGGACCGCCGCGATGATCGCCTCCGGCGAGCGGATGGACTTCGCGGCGCTCTCCCGCCCCACCACCGACAAGCACTCCACCGGTGGCGTCGGCGACAAGATCACCCTGCCGCTCGCCCCGCTGGTCGCCGCCTGCGGCGCGGCCGTCCCGCAGCTCAGCGGCCGGGGCCTCGGTCACACCGGCGGCACCCTCGACAAGCTGGAGTCCATCCCCGGCTGGCGCGCCCACCTCTCCAACGAGGAGATGCTGAGCGTCCTCGACACCACCGGCGCCGTCATCTGCGCGGCCGGCGACGGCCTCGCGCCGGCCGACAAGAAGCTCTACGCGCTCCGCGACGTCACCGGCACCGTCGAGGCGATCCCGCTGATCGCCAGCTCGATCATGTCGAAGAAGATCGCCGAGGGCACCGGGGCACTCGTCCTCGACGTGAAGGTCGGCAGCGGCGCCTTCATGAAGACCATCGAGGACGCCCGCGAACTCGCCTCCACCATGGTCGCCCTCGGCACCGACAGCGGGGTGCGCACGGTCGCCCTGCTCACCGACATGTCCACCCCCCTCGGCCTCACGGCGGGCAACGCCCTGGAGGTGCGCGAGTCGGTCGAGGTGCTGGCCGGCGGAGGCCCCCGGGACGTCGTCGAACTGACCCTGGCGCTCGCCCGCGAGATGCTGGACGCGGCGGGCCTCAAGGACGCCGACCCCGAGAAGGCGCTCTCCGACGGCTCCGCGATGGACGTCTGGCGCCGCATGGTCTCCGCCCAGGGCGGCGACCCGGACGCGGCCCTCCCGGTCGCCCGCGAGCGCCACGTGGTCACCGCCCCGGCCTCCGGTGTGCTGACCCGGCTGGACGCGTACGACATCGGCGTCGCCGCCTGGCGCCTCGGCGCGGGCCGCGCCCGCAAGGAGGACGCGGTGCAGGCGGGGGCCGGCGTCGAGCTGCACGCCAAGCCCGGCGACACCGTCATCGCGGGCCGGCCGCTGCTGACCCTGCACACGGACACCCCGGAGAAGTTCTCCTACGCCCTCGACGCGCTGCCGGGCGCCTGGGACATCGCCCCGGCCGGCACGGACTTCACCGCCCCGCCGGTGGTGCGCGAGCGCATCGCGTAA
- a CDS encoding lipid asymmetry maintenance protein MlaB, translating into MGVEAAAPETVLVLTGRITRADVPELRAALERLLADPGRGPGPAECDLAGVVRPDLTTVEALARLSLTARRAGRGPLRLRGVPPELRTLLELVGLTDLAGLAVEAGPVAEAGPAVEAGPERRA; encoded by the coding sequence ATGGGTGTGGAAGCAGCCGCACCCGAGACCGTCCTCGTCCTCACCGGCCGGATCACCCGCGCCGACGTGCCGGAACTCCGCGCCGCGCTGGAGCGGCTGCTGGCCGACCCCGGCCGCGGCCCCGGCCCGGCCGAGTGTGACCTCGCGGGAGTGGTCCGCCCGGATCTCACCACCGTGGAGGCGCTCGCCCGGCTCTCCCTCACCGCCCGCCGGGCGGGCCGGGGCCCGTTGCGGCTGCGCGGCGTACCGCCCGAACTGCGCACCCTGCTGGAGCTGGTGGGCCTGACCGACCTGGCCGGACTGGCGGTCGAGGCCGGACCTGTGGCGGAAGCCGGACCTGCGGTCGAGGCCGGACCGGAGCGGCGGGCCTGA
- a CDS encoding sigma-70 family RNA polymerase sigma factor, with translation MSDLNVAESATGDAEAGSGDAEAGSVESRLEGHRVELTGYCYRMLGSAFEAEDAVQDTMVRAWRNFEKFEGRSSLRSWLYRIATNVCLDMLTAGNKRARPVDLSGPTPLAQAALNPLPENVWLEPMPDGRVLPSPADPAEAAVARESVRLAFVAALQHLPPKQRVVLILREVLAWKASEVAELLDTSVASVNSALQRARATLSEAGERGPDTADPLDEEQRRLLERYVAAFEGYDMKALTALLHEDAVMTMPPFDLWLQGHDDITGFMLSIGASCEGSRLVATAANGTPAFAHYKPNPDGPGYLPWAVQIIDIQDGAITAMHCFLDTQRWFPLFGLPDSLDADGK, from the coding sequence ATGAGTGATCTCAACGTGGCGGAGAGCGCGACCGGGGACGCGGAGGCCGGGAGCGGGGACGCGGAGGCGGGCAGCGTCGAGAGCCGACTGGAGGGGCACCGGGTCGAGTTGACCGGGTACTGCTACCGGATGCTCGGCTCGGCCTTCGAGGCGGAGGACGCGGTCCAGGACACCATGGTGCGCGCCTGGCGCAACTTCGAGAAGTTCGAAGGGCGTTCGTCGCTGCGCTCGTGGCTGTACCGGATCGCGACCAACGTCTGTCTGGACATGCTGACGGCGGGCAACAAACGGGCCCGCCCCGTCGACCTGTCCGGGCCCACCCCGCTCGCGCAGGCCGCGCTCAACCCGCTGCCGGAGAACGTCTGGCTGGAGCCGATGCCGGACGGCCGTGTCCTCCCCTCCCCCGCCGACCCCGCGGAGGCGGCCGTGGCGCGCGAGTCGGTACGCCTGGCGTTCGTGGCGGCGCTCCAGCATCTGCCTCCCAAGCAGCGGGTGGTGCTCATCCTGCGCGAGGTCCTCGCGTGGAAGGCGTCCGAGGTCGCCGAACTCCTCGACACCTCCGTCGCCTCGGTGAACAGCGCCCTCCAGCGGGCCCGGGCCACCCTGTCCGAGGCAGGGGAGCGCGGCCCCGACACCGCCGACCCGCTCGACGAGGAGCAGCGCAGACTCCTGGAGCGGTACGTCGCCGCCTTCGAGGGGTACGACATGAAGGCGCTCACCGCGCTCCTCCACGAGGACGCCGTGATGACCATGCCGCCGTTCGACCTCTGGCTCCAGGGGCACGACGACATCACCGGCTTCATGCTCTCCATCGGCGCGAGCTGCGAGGGCTCCCGGCTGGTGGCCACCGCCGCCAACGGAACCCCGGCCTTCGCCCACTACAAGCCGAACCCGGACGGGCCCGGCTACCTGCCGTGGGCGGTGCAGATCATCGACATCCAGGACGGCGCCATCACGGCGATGCACTGCTTCCTGGACACCCAGCGCTGGTTCCCGCTGTTCGGGCTGCCGGACAGCCTGGACGCCGACGGGAAGTGA
- a CDS encoding L,D-transpeptidase, giving the protein MLSVAGLVAAPALVLTTGTAAEAASCTTSKGPYQKQVEKFLGRPVDGKQSTTDCKAIQKFQKTHGITPTIGYAGPITWRTMNTMLAQKAAGKNPNKAKKCPTNKGRIACVDLTRQLSWIQDGAKLVRGPVPVRTGRDGAETRTGAKKIYWRHQNHWSTIYHVWMPYSQFFDGGQAFHSVTKSMWNPPGSGGCVNMRPTDAKAYWKLLRNGDDVYVYGRKPGT; this is encoded by the coding sequence GTGCTCTCGGTCGCCGGGCTGGTGGCCGCCCCCGCACTGGTGCTCACGACGGGGACGGCCGCCGAGGCCGCCTCGTGCACCACGTCGAAGGGGCCGTACCAGAAGCAGGTCGAGAAGTTCCTCGGGCGGCCGGTCGACGGCAAGCAGTCCACCACCGACTGCAAGGCGATCCAGAAGTTCCAGAAGACGCACGGGATCACGCCCACCATCGGCTACGCCGGGCCCATCACCTGGCGCACGATGAACACCATGCTGGCCCAGAAGGCGGCGGGGAAGAACCCGAACAAGGCGAAGAAGTGCCCCACCAACAAGGGGCGCATCGCCTGCGTGGACCTCACCCGGCAGCTGAGCTGGATCCAGGACGGGGCGAAGCTCGTCCGGGGACCCGTGCCGGTACGGACCGGCCGTGACGGCGCGGAGACGCGTACCGGCGCCAAGAAGATCTACTGGCGGCACCAGAACCACTGGTCGACGATCTACCACGTCTGGATGCCGTACTCGCAGTTCTTCGACGGCGGTCAGGCGTTCCACTCGGTCACCAAGTCCATGTGGAACCCGCCCGGATCGGGCGGTTGCGTCAACATGCGGCCCACCGACGCGAAGGCATACTGGAAGCTGCTGAGGAACGGCGACGACGTCTACGTGTACGGGCGCAAGCCCGGGACCTGA